Proteins from a genomic interval of Caulobacter rhizosphaerae:
- a CDS encoding CaiB/BaiF CoA transferase family protein — MLRDLRVIELATYIAAPGAAGIMADWGADVIKIESPDGDPMRGFFDTIGSDQAANPVFELDNRGKRSVVLDIRTDAGRDAAKALARSADVFLTNVRPAGLARAGLDYDSLKAVNPRLIYCSLTGYGLEGPDADRPGMDVAAFWSRAGVGAITAPKGAEPFPIRTGMGDHVTSLATVAAILAAIHERQRTGVGRLVETSLLRTGVYAIGSDMAIQLRFGKLASTRGRREAVQPLANFFQTRDGRWICLLVRQGSTDWARIAAAVGRPDLTEDPRFACARLRREHGGTLVDILDEAFGAMDYAQAAAALDAGDLTWAPWQTPRDLVGDPQAAAAGCFVETPDGLGGTFPAPAGPARFPGAEDGPRGPAPGLGEHTASVLAEIGWSEDQIADVSSAS, encoded by the coding sequence ATGCTGCGCGATCTGCGGGTCATCGAATTGGCCACCTACATCGCCGCCCCGGGCGCAGCCGGGATCATGGCCGACTGGGGCGCCGACGTGATCAAGATCGAGTCGCCCGACGGCGATCCGATGCGCGGCTTCTTCGACACCATCGGGTCCGACCAGGCCGCCAACCCGGTCTTCGAGCTCGACAACCGCGGCAAGCGCTCCGTCGTGCTGGACATCCGCACCGACGCCGGCCGCGACGCCGCCAAGGCCCTGGCCAGGAGCGCCGACGTCTTCCTGACCAATGTCCGCCCCGCCGGTCTGGCGCGCGCCGGGCTGGACTACGACAGCCTGAAGGCGGTCAATCCGCGCCTGATCTATTGCAGCCTGACCGGCTACGGCCTGGAGGGCCCCGACGCCGACCGGCCGGGAATGGACGTGGCGGCCTTCTGGTCGCGGGCCGGGGTGGGCGCGATCACCGCCCCCAAGGGCGCCGAGCCCTTTCCGATCCGCACCGGCATGGGCGACCACGTGACGTCCCTGGCGACAGTGGCGGCGATCCTCGCCGCGATCCACGAACGCCAGCGCACCGGCGTGGGCCGGCTGGTCGAGACCTCGCTGCTGCGCACCGGCGTCTATGCGATCGGCTCGGACATGGCCATCCAGCTGCGGTTCGGGAAACTGGCCTCGACGCGGGGGCGGCGCGAGGCGGTGCAGCCCCTGGCCAACTTCTTCCAGACCCGGGACGGCCGCTGGATCTGCCTGCTGGTCCGCCAGGGCTCGACCGACTGGGCGCGGATCGCCGCCGCCGTCGGCCGTCCGGACCTGACCGAGGACCCGCGCTTCGCCTGCGCCCGCCTGCGCCGCGAGCACGGCGGGACCCTGGTCGACATCCTGGACGAGGCGTTCGGGGCCATGGACTACGCCCAGGCCGCCGCGGCCCTCGACGCCGGCGACCTCACCTGGGCGCCCTGGCAGACGCCGCGCGACCTGGTGGGCGATCCGCAGGCGGCGGCGGCCGGCTGCTTCGTGGAGACGCCCGATGGTCTTGGCGGAACCTTCCCCGCTCCGGCCGGCCCGGCCCGGTTCCCGGGGGCGGAGGATGGACCGCGCGGCCCGGCGCCGGGCCTGGGCGAGCACACGGCGTCGGTGCT
- a CDS encoding NUDIX hydrolase yields MTDPIRPAATILLLRDQPGFEVLMVERHHQIDFAAGALVFPGGKTHAGDHDPAWADHATGWDSVGEDGAPLRIAAIREAYEEAGVLLARDAAGRIYAGEAAIDVRAAVADDRLAFLDVVRDLGLRLDLAALTIFARWITPPLTAKRFDTWFYVAHAPLAQLAVCDGREAVDAEWIAPREALDLAASGQRKVIFPTRMNLQLLAESADAAAAIETARGRPLVTVEPWVDGPSLRIQPDAGYGVVAEPLSAL; encoded by the coding sequence ATGACCGACCCCATCCGCCCCGCCGCCACCATCCTGCTGCTGCGCGACCAGCCCGGTTTCGAGGTGCTGATGGTCGAGCGCCATCACCAGATCGACTTCGCGGCCGGCGCCCTGGTCTTTCCCGGCGGCAAGACCCACGCCGGCGACCACGACCCGGCCTGGGCCGACCACGCCACCGGCTGGGACAGCGTCGGCGAGGACGGCGCGCCGCTGCGCATCGCCGCCATTCGCGAGGCCTATGAGGAGGCCGGCGTGCTGCTGGCCCGCGACGCGGCCGGCCGGATCTACGCCGGCGAGGCGGCGATCGACGTGCGGGCGGCGGTGGCCGACGACCGCCTGGCTTTTCTCGACGTGGTCCGCGACCTGGGCCTGAGGCTGGACCTGGCGGCCCTGACCATTTTCGCCCGCTGGATCACCCCGCCGCTGACGGCCAAGCGCTTCGACACCTGGTTCTACGTCGCCCACGCCCCCCTGGCCCAGCTGGCCGTCTGCGACGGTCGCGAGGCGGTGGACGCCGAATGGATCGCGCCGCGCGAGGCCCTGGACCTGGCCGCCTCGGGGCAGCGCAAGGTGATCTTCCCCACCCGCATGAACCTTCAGCTGTTGGCGGAAAGCGCCGACGCGGCGGCGGCCATCGAGACGGCGCGCGGGCGGCCCCTGGTCACGGTCGAGCCGTGGGTCGACGGCCCGTCGCTGCGGATCCAGCCTGACGCCGGCTATGGCGTCGTGGCCGAGCCGTTGTCGGCGCTGTAA
- a CDS encoding MlaD family protein translates to MERNANYALVGAATLILFMGLLVFAVWLAKLSFNQEYDLYDVLFVGPVRGLSDGGEVHFNGIKVGEVTKIALDKSDPNRVIARVRVTSDVPIKTDSFATLEPQGITGVNYVQITAGAPSKPLLKSTVRSGEVPVIRSQRSALSDLLEGGGTVLTRTIEALDRVNRVLSDDNVKTFSASLKDVRSVTAELRERKAIIADAQNALQSIEATSTKIGQLSDSVNGLANGDAKRTLKNLGDAADELKATAKDVRGMVGKLEGPTSDFATTGLPQLSSAVVTLQSAAESLDRLVSEVEQNPRALVGKAPAKELEVKP, encoded by the coding sequence ATGGAAAGAAACGCCAACTACGCCCTGGTCGGCGCGGCCACGCTGATCCTGTTCATGGGTCTGCTGGTCTTCGCCGTCTGGCTGGCCAAGCTGAGCTTCAACCAGGAATACGACCTGTACGACGTGCTGTTCGTCGGCCCCGTGCGCGGCCTGTCGGACGGCGGCGAGGTGCACTTCAACGGCATCAAGGTCGGCGAGGTCACCAAGATCGCCCTGGACAAGTCCGACCCCAACCGCGTCATCGCCCGCGTGCGCGTCACCTCGGACGTGCCGATCAAGACCGACAGCTTCGCCACCCTGGAGCCCCAGGGCATCACCGGCGTCAACTACGTGCAGATCACCGCCGGCGCGCCGTCCAAGCCGCTGCTGAAGAGCACGGTCAGGAGCGGCGAGGTGCCGGTGATCCGCAGCCAGCGCAGCGCCCTGTCCGACCTGCTGGAAGGCGGCGGCACGGTGCTGACCCGCACCATCGAGGCCCTGGACCGCGTCAACCGCGTGCTGTCGGACGACAACGTCAAGACCTTCAGCGCCTCGCTCAAGGACGTCCGGTCGGTCACCGCCGAGCTGCGCGAGCGCAAGGCGATCATCGCCGACGCCCAGAACGCCCTGCAGAGCATCGAGGCCACGTCGACGAAGATCGGCCAGCTGTCGGACTCGGTCAACGGCCTGGCCAACGGCGACGCCAAGCGCACCCTGAAGAACCTGGGCGACGCCGCCGACGAGCTGAAGGCCACCGCCAAGGACGTGCGCGGCATGGTCGGCAAGCTGGAAGGCCCGACCAGCGACTTCGCCACCACAGGCCTGCCGCAGCTGTCGTCGGCCGTCGTCACCCTGCAGTCAGCCGCCGAGTCCCTGGACCGGCTGGTCAGCGAAGTCGAACAGAACCCGCGCGCCCTGGTCGGCAAGGCGCCGGCCAAGGAACTGGAGGTCAAGCCGTGA
- a CDS encoding ATP-binding protein — MFAERRQNTPADGGADARLALDAQTALLPYALAVFAVGLPVYVWAGSFAQNAGWMAISFAVFAINWGAFYGVVAWLRTDAARDLDRRMRVQLASGLLWAVAVCQMAAFADGAGGVREPLLLLSAGAAVTCIFFAAPCLLALLLTAPVAAAGPLYLLFSRPQSEQAGVMAFGAIALAMALSLVLNRMLRRQHALALAHEALLEERLTVLEAAERAARSKSDIVATLSHEIRNGLTGVTHVLAAAAGKGGRAAPSREQLNAALDAAQDLVAVLNATLDSETAESGRLAVDSVAFEPVRLVRDLVLLDRPHALAKGLELAVHVEPDLEQRQLGATIGDPLRTRQIIANIVGNAVKYTVRGRIEVRVERRDDQIAIAVADTGPGLSPGEMDQAFQAFQRVERTGAGVNGAGLGLSLSRQLARLMGGALEATSAVGVGSCFTLLLPFDENAPCAVEPADGETPQPVEAAGAPPRNLRILVAEDDALNAAMLRAILEQLGHQVVHAQNGRRALDLARICDFDLVMLDGRMPIMDGPQTAAALRALDGGNHDVAIVAVIGGDADEARECLDAGADTVLRKPVSVAAVARAVADMAALDRKTLGAGQSAVA; from the coding sequence TTGTTCGCCGAGCGCCGACAAAACACCCCCGCGGACGGCGGCGCCGACGCCCGCCTGGCGCTCGACGCCCAGACCGCCCTGCTGCCCTATGCGCTGGCCGTGTTCGCCGTCGGCCTGCCGGTCTATGTCTGGGCCGGCTCTTTCGCCCAGAACGCCGGCTGGATGGCGATCAGCTTCGCGGTGTTCGCGATCAACTGGGGCGCCTTCTACGGGGTGGTCGCCTGGCTGCGCACCGACGCGGCCCGGGACCTTGACCGCCGGATGCGGGTGCAACTGGCGTCGGGCCTGCTCTGGGCCGTGGCGGTGTGTCAAATGGCCGCCTTCGCCGACGGGGCGGGCGGGGTGCGCGAGCCCCTGCTGCTGCTGTCGGCCGGCGCGGCCGTGACCTGCATCTTCTTCGCCGCCCCCTGCCTGCTGGCCCTGCTGCTGACGGCGCCGGTGGCGGCGGCCGGGCCGCTGTACCTGCTGTTCTCGCGTCCGCAGAGCGAACAGGCCGGCGTCATGGCCTTCGGGGCGATCGCCCTGGCCATGGCCCTGTCGCTGGTGCTCAACCGCATGCTGCGCCGCCAACACGCCCTGGCCCTGGCCCACGAGGCCCTGCTGGAGGAACGGCTGACCGTGCTGGAGGCCGCCGAGCGGGCGGCGCGCTCCAAGTCCGACATCGTCGCCACCCTCAGCCACGAGATCCGCAACGGCCTGACCGGCGTGACCCACGTGCTGGCCGCGGCCGCCGGCAAGGGCGGACGCGCGGCGCCGTCCCGGGAACAGCTGAACGCCGCCCTCGACGCGGCCCAGGACCTGGTCGCCGTGCTGAACGCCACCCTGGACTCCGAGACCGCCGAGTCGGGCCGCCTGGCGGTCGACAGCGTGGCCTTCGAGCCCGTCCGCCTGGTCCGCGACCTGGTGCTGCTGGACCGGCCGCACGCCTTGGCCAAGGGGCTGGAGCTGGCCGTGCACGTCGAGCCCGACCTGGAGCAACGCCAGCTGGGCGCGACGATCGGCGATCCCCTGCGCACGCGGCAGATCATCGCCAACATCGTCGGCAACGCCGTCAAGTACACCGTACGCGGCCGGATCGAGGTGCGGGTCGAACGGCGCGACGACCAGATCGCCATCGCGGTGGCCGACACAGGCCCTGGCCTGTCGCCCGGCGAGATGGACCAGGCCTTCCAGGCGTTCCAGCGCGTCGAGCGCACCGGCGCGGGCGTCAACGGCGCGGGCCTGGGCCTGTCGCTGTCGCGCCAGCTGGCCCGGCTGATGGGCGGGGCCCTGGAGGCGACCAGCGCCGTCGGGGTCGGCAGCTGCTTCACCCTGCTCCTGCCGTTCGACGAGAACGCCCCGTGCGCCGTCGAGCCCGCCGACGGCGAGACGCCCCAGCCGGTCGAGGCCGCGGGCGCCCCGCCGCGCAACCTGCGGATCCTGGTCGCCGAGGACGACGCCCTGAACGCCGCCATGCTGCGCGCCATCCTCGAACAGCTGGGCCACCAGGTGGTCCATGCCCAGAACGGCCGCCGCGCCCTGGACCTGGCCCGGATCTGCGACTTCGACCTGGTGATGCTGGACGGCCGGATGCCGATCATGGACGGCCCGCAGACCGCCGCCGCCCTGCGCGCCCTGGACGGCGGCAACCACGACGTGGCGATCGTGGCGGTGATCGGCGGCGACGCCGACGAGGCCCGCGAGTGCCTGGACGCCGGCGCCGACACCGTGCTGCGCAAGCCGGTCAGCGTTGCGGCCGTGGCCCGGGCCGTGGCCGACATGGCGGCCCTGGACCGCAAGACGCTCGGCGCCGGCCAGAGCGCCGTCGCCTAA
- the spbR gene encoding pole-localized protein SpbR translates to MATTRAALTEHDIRMLVKGATPDERALAAHKLCRSIDRADLDDEQRALAAEILRVMAADAAELVRRALAVTLRNSPTLPADVANRLARDVESVSLPVISASPVFSDADLAEIVRLGGPVRQLAVAKRPRLSGKVAALLVEQGGEEVVAAVCANDNARLSEAALQRALERFARSETVLSAVAYRSALPLSVTERLIDMVGEQLRDHILATHPLSAERTLELILGATERATIDLVDQAGRAVDAKAFAAHLASVGRLTPSLLLRALAHGHMTFFEWGVAELAGVPHHRTWLMIHDAGTLGLKAICERAGLPPRLFPALRAGVDAFHALEYDGRPGDRERFQEHMIQRFLTASPAVSREDADYLLDRADRLHEQAKTAAAG, encoded by the coding sequence ATGGCCACCACCCGCGCCGCCCTGACCGAACACGACATCCGCATGCTGGTGAAGGGCGCCACGCCCGACGAGCGCGCCCTGGCCGCCCACAAGCTGTGCCGGAGCATCGACCGAGCCGACCTGGACGACGAGCAGCGCGCCTTGGCCGCTGAAATCCTGCGCGTGATGGCCGCCGACGCCGCCGAGCTGGTCCGTCGCGCCTTGGCCGTGACCCTGCGCAATTCGCCGACTCTGCCGGCCGACGTCGCCAACCGCCTGGCCCGCGACGTCGAGAGCGTGTCGCTGCCCGTGATCAGCGCCTCGCCGGTGTTCAGCGACGCCGACCTGGCCGAGATCGTCCGCCTGGGCGGCCCGGTGCGCCAGCTGGCCGTGGCCAAGCGTCCTCGGCTGTCGGGCAAGGTCGCGGCCTTGCTGGTCGAACAGGGGGGCGAGGAGGTGGTCGCCGCCGTCTGCGCCAACGACAACGCCCGGCTGTCGGAAGCCGCCCTGCAGCGGGCCCTGGAACGGTTCGCCCGCTCCGAGACGGTGCTGTCCGCGGTCGCCTACCGTTCGGCCCTGCCGCTGTCGGTGACCGAGCGCCTGATCGACATGGTCGGCGAACAACTGCGCGACCATATCCTGGCGACCCACCCGCTGTCGGCCGAACGGACCTTGGAGCTGATCCTCGGCGCCACCGAGCGGGCGACGATCGACCTGGTCGACCAGGCCGGCCGCGCCGTCGACGCCAAGGCCTTCGCCGCCCACCTGGCCAGCGTCGGTCGGCTGACGCCGTCGCTGCTGCTGCGCGCCCTAGCCCATGGTCACATGACCTTCTTCGAGTGGGGCGTGGCCGAACTGGCCGGCGTGCCGCATCACCGCACCTGGCTGATGATCCATGACGCCGGGACCCTGGGCCTGAAGGCGATCTGCGAGCGGGCCGGGCTGCCGCCCCGCCTGTTCCCGGCCCTGCGCGCTGGGGTCGACGCCTTCCACGCCCTGGAATACGACGGCCGCCCCGGCGACCGCGAACGCTTCCAGGAGCACATGATCCAGCGCTTCCTGACCGCCTCGCCGGCGGTGTCGCGCGAGGACGCCGACTACCTGCTGGATCGGGCCGACCGGCTGCATGAACAGGCGAAGACGGCGGCCGCGGGGTAG
- a CDS encoding glycoside hydrolase family 43 protein, whose translation MGKHPGSLSRRIFSMMAVVLASVASHAVAADPSAKAAPAHNPLIWADVPDIAIIRVGKTYYMSSTTMHMSPGLPIMKSTDLVNWRMASYAYDTLADNDALSLKNGKNAYGEGSWASSLRYHDGLFHASTFSANTGRTHIYTTRDPERGPWKETSFEPSLGDHSLFFDDDGRVYMVFGGGRITLVELKPDLSGIKPGGVNKVIVDNVNAVFGADQGGLKGEGSQLFKANGRYYLVNIASPGSRWARSVIIHRADAIDGPYEGRLALDDRGIAQGGLIDTPEGKWYAYLFKDNGSVGRIPYLVPVTWKDGWPVLGQDGKVPMTLDIPAGGQGVSGASGIVASDEFDRRPGAPKLPLAWQWNHNPEPDDWSLTKRPGYLSFVTNRVVSTLTEAPNTLTQRTFGPGSSATTSIDVSGMKDGDWAGLAAFQKRYGFVGVKMSEGAKSLVMVSADSDHPEEIASIPLSGKTVYLKVECEFEPAPEVARFSYSLDGKSWTPIGRPSRLTYTFPHFMGYRFALFYYSTKTAGGRVDFDYYRIEASGSPR comes from the coding sequence ATGGGCAAGCATCCTGGAAGCCTGAGTCGCCGGATTTTTTCCATGATGGCGGTCGTCCTGGCCTCGGTCGCGTCTCACGCCGTTGCGGCGGACCCATCGGCAAAGGCAGCTCCCGCCCACAATCCCCTTATCTGGGCCGATGTTCCGGACATCGCGATCATCCGGGTAGGAAAAACCTACTACATGAGCAGCACGACGATGCACATGAGCCCGGGCCTGCCGATCATGAAGTCGACGGACCTGGTCAACTGGCGGATGGCGTCCTACGCCTATGATACCCTGGCCGACAACGACGCCCTCAGCCTCAAGAACGGCAAGAACGCCTACGGTGAAGGCTCCTGGGCCAGCAGCCTGCGATACCACGACGGCCTGTTCCATGCCTCGACCTTCTCGGCCAATACGGGACGTACCCACATCTACACCACGCGTGATCCGGAGCGCGGTCCGTGGAAAGAGACGAGTTTCGAGCCCTCGCTGGGGGACCACAGCCTGTTCTTCGACGATGACGGCCGCGTCTACATGGTTTTCGGAGGCGGGCGCATCACGCTTGTCGAGCTGAAGCCCGATCTCTCCGGAATCAAGCCCGGCGGCGTGAACAAGGTCATCGTCGATAACGTGAACGCCGTCTTCGGCGCCGACCAGGGCGGGCTCAAGGGCGAGGGCTCGCAGCTTTTCAAAGCCAACGGCCGCTACTACCTCGTCAACATCGCCTCGCCGGGCAGCCGCTGGGCGCGCAGTGTCATCATCCACCGCGCCGACGCAATCGACGGTCCCTACGAGGGTCGCCTCGCGCTCGATGATCGCGGTATCGCCCAGGGCGGTCTCATCGATACCCCGGAAGGCAAGTGGTATGCCTATCTTTTCAAGGACAACGGCTCTGTCGGTCGCATCCCATACCTCGTGCCCGTGACTTGGAAGGACGGCTGGCCCGTGCTCGGCCAGGACGGCAAGGTTCCGATGACGCTCGACATCCCCGCCGGCGGACAGGGCGTCTCCGGCGCATCCGGCATCGTCGCCTCCGACGAATTCGACCGCCGGCCCGGCGCCCCCAAGCTGCCGCTCGCCTGGCAATGGAATCACAATCCCGAGCCTGACGACTGGTCGCTCACCAAGCGTCCCGGCTATCTGAGCTTCGTCACCAACCGGGTGGTTTCCACGCTGACCGAGGCTCCCAACACCCTCACGCAGCGCACCTTTGGACCTGGCAGTTCCGCCACCACCAGCATCGACGTGAGCGGCATGAAAGACGGCGACTGGGCCGGCCTGGCCGCTTTTCAGAAACGCTATGGTTTTGTTGGCGTCAAAATGAGCGAGGGCGCGAAATCTCTCGTCATGGTGAGCGCCGACTCCGACCATCCCGAGGAGATCGCCTCCATTCCCCTCTCTGGCAAAACCGTTTACCTGAAGGTCGAATGCGAATTCGAGCCCGCGCCTGAGGTCGCCCGCTTCTCCTACAGTCTCGACGGCAAATCCTGGACCCCCATTGGCCGTCCCTCGCGGCTGACCTACACCTTCCCGCACTTCATGGGTTATCGCTTCGCCCTCTTCTATTATTCAACCAAGACCGCCGGCGGTCGTGTTGACTTTGACTACTACCGGATCGAGGCAAGCGGCAGCCCCCGTTGA
- a CDS encoding ABC-type transport auxiliary lipoprotein family protein translates to MISPLRIPLRSLALAAAAVALTGCISLFPKSEPAGLYRFGHAAAESSRPASDKSFGVYKTPTVFTRAAMSDRLLSVTNGEAAYIADARWVSPAIVLFDEAVARAFESDASPARLVTRGEALKASMALRLEVRSFETDYVDGPKAAPDVLVEIRAVTTRSNDRALLGDKVFVARVKAADNRLSAIIPAYDQAVGQALSEIVDWVGETGAKLPAS, encoded by the coding sequence GTGATCAGCCCCCTGCGCATCCCCCTGCGGTCGCTGGCGTTGGCCGCCGCCGCCGTGGCCCTGACCGGCTGCATCAGCCTGTTCCCGAAGAGCGAGCCCGCCGGCCTCTACCGCTTCGGCCACGCCGCGGCCGAAAGCTCGCGGCCGGCCAGCGACAAGAGCTTCGGGGTCTACAAGACGCCGACCGTCTTCACCCGCGCCGCCATGAGCGACCGCCTGCTGTCGGTGACCAACGGCGAGGCCGCCTACATCGCCGACGCCCGCTGGGTGTCGCCGGCCATCGTGCTGTTCGACGAGGCGGTGGCCCGGGCCTTCGAATCCGACGCCAGCCCGGCGCGGCTGGTCACCCGGGGCGAGGCCCTGAAGGCGTCCATGGCCTTGCGCCTGGAGGTCCGCTCGTTCGAGACCGACTATGTGGACGGCCCCAAGGCCGCGCCCGATGTGCTGGTCGAGATCCGCGCCGTCACCACCCGCAGCAACGACCGCGCCCTGCTGGGCGACAAGGTGTTCGTCGCCCGGGTCAAGGCCGCCGACAACCGCCTGTCGGCCATCATCCCGGCCTACGACCAGGCCGTCGGCCAGGCGCTATCGGAGATCGTCGACTGGGTCGGCGAGACGGGCGCGAAGCTGCCGGCGTCTTAA
- a CDS encoding glycoside hydrolase family 43 protein, producing MRHESKSRGIVISTPARLLSWLARSVLLPCIALPGGLLAAEPAPGSNPLLRDVFTADPAPLVVGDTAYLYVGHDEAKGDEFFRMNDWRVYSSRDLKHWTSHGAIMKPTDFRWAVGEAWAAQTVQRNGRFYFYATVTHDNSHPGRAIGVAVADNPLGPFKDARGSALITDASTPGPYGWDDIDPTVLVDDDGTAWLAWGNPVLHMARLKPNMTELDGPIETIAQPNYTEGPWLSKRKGLYYLTYAAMAHQGEWEHLAYATAPNPRGPWTYGGLITGPAKNSFTIHPGLLDFKGRSYLIYHNGALTLADGQTGATQRRSVTIEYLHYGADGRILPITQTGAGISVPPPPAAPAPTIDYGRSDPAVRVRQFAQGYPTAWPGAPALASVADPFNQAPEPVGFNRDGGLNHIAQTFVPAADITLARISLYAGDGLGTGDGRSLRLSLRDLGDVEGVDGGTELLGAPGGLAVAYQPQGAGLLSFELAAAKPVLLKAGRRYVLELSGERKALTIYPRASRSDVYAAGAAFGDGQPLKDKSGASIDFAFALYGR from the coding sequence ATGCGGCATGAATCGAAATCGCGCGGAATTGTCATTTCTACGCCTGCTCGGCTCCTGAGCTGGCTTGCCCGCAGCGTCCTGCTGCCGTGCATCGCCCTGCCTGGCGGCTTGCTGGCCGCCGAACCCGCGCCGGGCAGCAACCCGCTGCTGCGCGACGTCTTCACCGCCGACCCCGCGCCGCTGGTGGTGGGCGACACCGCCTATCTCTACGTCGGTCATGACGAGGCGAAGGGCGACGAATTCTTCCGCATGAACGATTGGCGCGTCTATTCCTCGCGCGACCTCAAGCACTGGACGTCGCATGGCGCCATCATGAAGCCGACCGACTTCCGCTGGGCGGTGGGCGAGGCCTGGGCGGCGCAGACGGTGCAGCGCAACGGACGCTTCTACTTCTACGCCACCGTGACCCACGACAACAGCCACCCGGGCCGGGCCATCGGCGTGGCGGTGGCCGACAATCCGTTGGGCCCCTTCAAGGATGCGCGCGGCTCGGCGTTGATCACCGACGCCTCGACGCCCGGCCCCTACGGCTGGGACGACATCGATCCCACCGTCCTGGTCGACGACGACGGCACGGCCTGGCTAGCCTGGGGCAACCCGGTGCTCCACATGGCGCGGCTCAAGCCCAACATGACGGAGTTGGACGGGCCCATCGAGACGATCGCCCAGCCCAACTACACCGAGGGGCCGTGGCTGTCCAAGCGCAAGGGCCTTTACTACCTGACCTATGCGGCGATGGCCCACCAGGGCGAGTGGGAGCACCTGGCCTACGCCACGGCGCCCAACCCGCGCGGGCCATGGACCTATGGCGGCCTCATCACCGGCCCGGCCAAGAACAGCTTCACCATCCATCCCGGCCTGCTCGACTTCAAGGGCCGGTCCTATCTGATCTACCACAATGGCGCGCTGACCCTGGCCGACGGCCAGACCGGCGCCACCCAACGCCGCAGCGTCACCATCGAGTACCTGCATTACGGCGCCGACGGCCGCATCCTGCCGATCACACAGACCGGGGCCGGCATCAGCGTGCCGCCCCCGCCCGCCGCGCCCGCGCCGACCATCGATTACGGCCGCTCGGACCCCGCCGTGCGCGTGCGGCAGTTCGCCCAGGGCTATCCGACCGCCTGGCCCGGCGCGCCGGCGCTGGCGTCGGTGGCCGACCCCTTCAACCAGGCGCCGGAGCCCGTGGGCTTCAACCGCGACGGCGGTCTCAATCACATCGCCCAGACCTTCGTGCCGGCCGCCGACATCACCCTTGCGCGTATCAGCCTCTACGCGGGCGACGGCCTCGGCACCGGTGACGGGCGGTCGCTGCGGCTGTCGCTGCGAGACCTGGGCGATGTGGAGGGCGTCGACGGCGGAACTGAACTGCTCGGCGCCCCGGGCGGCCTGGCCGTCGCCTACCAGCCCCAGGGGGCGGGCCTGCTGAGCTTCGAGCTGGCCGCCGCCAAGCCGGTCCTGCTGAAGGCGGGGCGGCGCTATGTGCTGGAGCTGAGCGGCGAGCGCAAGGCGCTCACGATCTACCCGCGCGCCAGTCGCAGCGACGTCTATGCCGCCGGCGCCGCGTTCGGGGACGGCCAGCCGCTCAAGGACAAGTCCGGCGCGTCGATAGACTTCGCCTTCGCCCTCTACGGGCGCTGA